A DNA window from Camelina sativa cultivar DH55 chromosome 13, Cs, whole genome shotgun sequence contains the following coding sequences:
- the LOC104734636 gene encoding HVA22-like protein i → MLGDFITRIIILLVGYAYPAYGCYKSVEKKKLEIHELRYWCKYWILVGLLTVFERIGDITVSWLPFYGEIKIALLIYLWYPKSQGISYVYETLVCPYMSKHQSDIDQGITVLRTRGHLVIVQLWQCGYHWTLQILRHLQQQFVIDKKNNRSKSKDRQQTFMFLR, encoded by the exons ATGCTTGGAGACTTCATTACAAGAATCATAAT ATTGCTTGTGGGTTACGCGTACCCAGCATATGGATGCTACAAAAGcgtggaaaagaaaaagcttgAGATTCACGAACTTAGATACTGGTGCAAATATTG GATCTTGGTTGGTCTTCTTACAGTGTTTGAAAGGATAGGAGACATCACTGTATCATG GTTACCATTCTACGGCGAGATCAAAATCGCTCTTCTCATCTATCTATGGTACCCAAAATCACAG GGAATTAGCTACGTCTACGAAACACTAGTATGTCCGTACATGTCAAAGCACCAATCAGACATCGATCAGGGGATCACTGTTTTAAGGACCAGAGGACATTTAGTTATTGTTCAACTATGGCAATGTGGCTACCATTGGACTCTCCAAATCCTTAGGCATCTCCAACAACAATTCGTCATCGataag AAAAATAACCGATCAAAGTCAAAAGATAGACAACAAACATTTATGTTCCTCCGTTAA
- the LOC104734635 gene encoding uncharacterized protein LOC104734635, whose protein sequence is MEIPPSQSPATPLRRTKSIPTMTTLNTQEIPFDIASTPPSSFDYDLITTKPSSFVAYTSLRDIISSSSPSNSSLALPMIFHGSCSPVISSSVGDISIRNRLVKQAALSYLQPTALTSSDDSPGSQFFRRVWLQISAGLQLLKCVFDWIFQSIRVPLIVK, encoded by the coding sequence ATGGAGATTCCGCCGTCACAATCTCCGGCAACACCACTCCGCCGTACAAAATCCATCCCCACCATGACGACTTTGAACACTCAAGAAATCCCTTTCGACATCGCTTCAACGCCGCCGTCTTCCTTCGACTACGACCTGATCACCACAAAACCATCTTCTTTCGTGGCCTACACGTCTCTCAGAGATatcatctcctcttcttctccgagTAACTCGTCGCTCGCTTTACCGATGATTTTTCACGGTAGCTGCTCTCCGGTTATTTCATCATCCGTCGGAGATATCTCGATTCGTAACCGTCTCGTTAAGCAAGCTGCTCTGTCTTATCTTCAACCAACGGCTTTGACTTCTTCCGACGATTCTCCTGGTTCTCAATTCTTCCGCCGCGTATGGCTTCAAATATCCGCCGGGTTACAGTTATTGAAATGTGTGTTTGATTGGATTTTTCAGTCGATTCGTGTTCCTTTGATTGTCAaatag
- the LOC104737859 gene encoding uncharacterized protein LOC104737859: MSRRSPKLELKLNLSPPTSSQRRMVRSPTRSATTSPTSPPSSCVSSEMNQDEPSVRYSTSPETTSMVLVGCPRCLMYVMLSEDDPKCPKCKSTVLLDFLHENASNANANAAYTFKLR, from the exons ATGAGTCGAAGAAGTCCGAAGCTGGAACTGAAGCTGAATCTTTCGCCGCCTACGTCAAGCCAGAGGAGGATGGTTCGATCTCCAACCCGCTCTGCGACGACTTCACCGACGTCACCGCCAAGCTCATGCGTCTCGTCGGAGATGAACCAGGATGAGCCGTCTGTGAGATACTCGACAAGTCCAGAGACAACCTCGATGGTTCTTGTCGGATGTCCTCGTTGTCTCATGTACGTTATGCTCTCAGAAGACGATCCTAAATGCCCTAAATGCAAAAGCACCGTTCTTCTTGATTTCCTCCACGAAAACGCctcaaacgcaaacgcaaacgctgCT TACACATTTAAGCTTCGATAG